CATTACCAAACTGCGCGGTCGTAGTCAGAAGTTTTCAAAAGAGATTGTGACAGAGGCAAAGGCTTTAAGCAGTGAAGAGGCTCAAAAAATTGGCGCCTTGGATATTTTGGCAACGAACGAAACCGAGTTCCTGGATAAATCCCAAGGCAAAAAAGTCTTGCTGGGGGAAGCCAAGGAAATCGAAGTTCAAGTCGGCGACCTTCAGGAGTTCACTCCGGATCTTCGTTACCGAGTTCTTAGTTTTGTTGCCGACCCTGAATTTGCCTACTTGCTGTTTATGGGAAGTTTGGGCTTGTTGTATGTCGAAATCACTCATCCTGGTTTGATTGCTCCGGGGGTGATTGGTGGATTGGGATTGATTCTGTCGATGGTCGCTTTCCATAAGCTCGATGTGATGTGGGGCGGACTGGTGTTGATCATCTTGGGTATTGCCTTCTTGGTTGCTGAATTGTTCCTGCCAAGTTTTGGAATTCTGGGTGTAGGTGGTTTGGTGGCAGTCTTTATGGGAAGTTTGTTTTTGTTTGATCCGGCGGCAGGATATCAATTGCCGTTATCATTAATTATCACTGTAGTTTTAGTCTTAGGGGCCTTCTTCTTGGGAATTGGGTATTTGGCTTTGAGCACCGTGAGATTAAAGCGCAAAGATTGGGACGATGATCTTCAGAGAAATGAAGGCCGTGTTGTCTCTGTTGAGCAAAACGGTCATGGCGGCCAGATTCAAATCATGGGTGAGATCTGGAAGTTTGTCTCTGAAGACTCCCTTGAAGTGAATGATCTCGTCCATGTCACGGCCCGACAGGGGCTGACCTTGAATGTTAAGAAAAAAAATAAAAGGAGTACGTAAATGGAGTTCTTAATAGCATTAGTTGTAGTTGGTGGGATCATCATCTCATCCATGGTGAAGATTCTGAATGATTGGGAACGTGGTGTGGTTTTAAGACTGGGCAGAGCCGTGGGTGTACGTGGGCCGGGCTTGATTCTTTTAATTCCTTTCATCGAACGAATGATCAAAATCGACACACGTACTTTGGCGATGGACGTTCCTCCACAAGACGTCATCACAAAAGACAATGTCAGCATGCAAGTGAATGCCGTGGTTTATTTTAAAGTGGTTTCGCCTCTTGAGGCGATCACGAAAATTGAAGACTATTACTTTGCAACAAGCCAGCTTTCGCAGACCACTTTGCGTTCCGTGATGGGGCAATATCCTTTGGATGATATCCTCGTTCACCGCGATATGATCAATGGGGCTCTTCAAGAGATTCTTGATAAGCACACGGAAGCTTGGGGCGTAAAAGTCTCAATGGTGGAAGTAAAACAGATCGACTTACCAAAAGAGATGCAAAGAGCGATGGCTCGTGAAGCGGAAGCAGAGCGTGAGCGTCGTGCGAAAGTCATCAGTGCGGAGGGTGAGGTGCAGCGTGCTGAAAGATTGGCCAAGGCGTCAAACACATTGGCGGGGTCGCCATCAGCATTACAATTGGCCTATATGCAAACCCTGACTGAAATCGCAGGAGATAAGTCGAATACGATCTTGTTCCCGTTGCCAATGGATTTGCTAAAACCGTTCATGCAGTTGGAAAACAAAAACTAGACTTTCATCAACCTCAAATTCTTAGTCTAATGAGAGAGCGCAGCGCTCTCTCAAAGAGAGCCGGGCAAAGCAAGAAGCTTTGCCCTTTTGTTTTTTTGTGCAATGCAAACTCTACGGACGGAGTCGTTGGTGCGAATCATTTGGGCCTTCATTGGTTTTTTGAGCGTTTTGTTTCTATCCATCCCAGACGCCCAATCTGCGGCATCCCCGCAAAATCAGGAACTTGTCCGTGTTCGCCTGATGACCATCAATAAAAAGATTCAACTCACCGGGATGAGTCTTAAGTTTCAAAACTTGGCCCAACCCTTCCGACCTGTTGCCATTCCTCAAAACGGCCAAGCTGAAGTTCGCCTTTTGGAAAAAAACGGAAAGTATTTTTGGGCCTTAAGATTGAACAATCAAGAGCGTGAGCATCTGTTTACTGAAAAGTATTTGATGGTGCAAGGTGAAGACCTTCGCGTGGGAGCGCAAAGCCTGCCGGCTAGAGTTCTGCTAACACCCAATGGAAATCAAAAAGTCGATGTGATTGGTGTAGTCCCTTTGGATGAATATATCGTGGGAGTACTATCCAGCGAAATGCCCACGTCGTGGCCGATGGAAACCTTAAAGGCCCAAGCCGTGGCGATTCGCTCCTACACATTGGCAGTTATCGAGGAACGCAAAGATCGTCCTTACCATGTTGAAAGCAGTGTGATGGATCAGGTTTTCCGCCATGTTATGGGTGAGGATGAAAACGATGCTAAGGTAAAAAGAGCGATTCAAGCCGTGGCGGATACGCAAGGTATTCGTCTTTATGGGCCGAACGAGAAAGTACTCAAAGCCTTCTATCATGCTGACTGCGGCGGTAAAACCACCACCGCAAAAAATGTTTGGAAGGGGGGCGTGGATGCCGGTGTTGCCGTCGACAGCTCTTGTCCGACGGGGCCCCACGCTCAATGGAATTTGAAAATGACCAAAGAAGATTTGAAAAAGCGTCTTCACCTTGTCGACTTCACTTCGTTGGCGTTGGTAAAAGCAAAAGGGGATTCGCGAGTTCAATCAGTGCAAGTGGCTATGACAGATGGAACTCGCAAGATGATCTCTGCCAATGATTTTCGCCAAGCCATGGGCTATCAAGATTTGCGCAGCACTTCTTTTGATATCAAGGAAGAAGGGGATCAAGTGGTCTTTTCAGGACGTGGCTTTGGTCACGGTGTTGGGCTTTGTCAGTGGGGAAGCCGTGTTCTCGGGCAGCGCGGAGCAAAATTTCAAGAGATTCTAAAACATTACTATCCGCTCGCTAGACTTAAGTAAATTTAGTTTAGTTAAATAAAGCCGATAAGTTTTCATATGAAAAACATGAAAACTACAGTACTTGTCGGCATCATTGTTTTATTATCAACTGCATCACTTCAAGTTCAAGCGACGGAAGCGGATGCTCCCTGCTTGGACTGCGCAGCGACTGATGGAAAGGTTCTTTCAAAGTCCGCCATTGCCATTCAAGAGGCCGTCAAACCGTCAGAGAAAAAATCAGACCAACAATCAGAAATGCATTGGATTGATGCCGCCTTCTTTGTAGATACAAAGCCCGTAGGTAAAGAGCTGGATGTCATTTTCAAAAATCCCAGCGATCTCAATATTAATATTTATAAAATGAAAAACGTAAATTCGATTTTTACGAGTTTCCTAAATCACAAGAGTTTGAAAGAAGCGTTGCAAGACGTCAATAAAAGCGGTGCGAGCTTAGGTCACGAAGAAAAATTATTACTTTTGAGTATGGTGGGTAGTCGCCTCTCAAGTGGATACAGCGCGACCGGAAAAGAAAATCGAGATATCAACTCTGTCTACCTTAATGCTGTGAAGGCAAAAAAAGAAGGTGGGATTTGTGGCGATATTCATCAGCTACTGGGAGATGTGGCAAAAAGCCTGGGCTTCGAAGCAGTGGGACGTCATACCGGACAATGGCAGCAGGATCTGACCAAAGACAATGCTGGTGGCCACGCGATCATGCATTTCCGCGATCCCAAAACCGGTGAGTACTACGTGCAGAACTATTCGCAAATTTACAACACTCGCCAAAAAACTCTGCAATCTGCTGTCGATGTCTCGACAAAAATTTTAGGAGTGATCACGGGGCAATCATACGTTGAATCACGTCCGGGGAAAACCCATGAGTATGTTCCAGCGACGGCGCAATGGGTGCAAGAACAGATTAAGAATGCGGCAACAATTAAAAAAGACTCTTCGGTCATGACGATCAAAGCAGGTCAAAATGAGCAGACTTTTGCAGTGCAATTGGGCAACGAAAATATCAAAGGCTTCTTAATGAGCAGCCGGATCAATACGAACGAGGGTAACTATCAAGTGGATGTTGCCGGATTGTCAACTCGAGGTGAATATTCTCGAGAATTCAAAGATCGTATGGTTGATGAAGTGAAAGTCACAACCGAGGCCTACGGTGGCGCGATGAGAATTTCAGCTCCGGGCTTTGATGCCATTACTGACACCTATAAACAGGGGGAGCGCAATACGTTGTTCTTTGGCGCTAACATGAAAGGCTCCGCTCGTATTAATGATACGACGGGGAAGATTGAAATCAATTCGATCAATCTAGATTTGAAGCCTAAAGGCAGTGAGCAAACCAAGACGACCACCGCAGGAACTCGAACAGAGTTTAAAGTGGGGGCCGAGCAGGAATGGAAAGATTTGAATCTGAAAGCTTCCGCTGATCGCACTTGGGCCTTTATTCCAATGATTGAGCAGCATCAAAAGTCGAAGCCGACGACTGCCTATGATCGGGTGGGTGTTATGTACGATACCAGTAAGCCTGATAAGAAAGAAGCCTACTTGGTTGTGGGTTCTGATGTTTATTTCCTGGAAGGTGTGAATGTCAGTTCAGCAGTGGCCTTGAAGAATTCGATTAAAGCGGTCATTCCAACGGAACAACTGGGAACCTTTACGCTCAGTGCAGATCTGGCTAAGGTTGTTCAGAACAAAAGCAAAGATCCTTTTTATGACACCGTTCCAACTACTTCAGTGGGGATTGATTGGAACAAGCAGCTGAATAAGTTGGTCGATGTGGGTTTCAATGTGAATTACACCAAAGGAAATCAGATACAGCCATTTGCGGTTATCGGACCTGTGACTCCAGTGATGGGGGGAACAGAAAAGAAAGTGCAAGGAATGGTGTATCTGCATGGTCGCTTCTAGTTGGCACTCCGACTTCGTCGGAGTAGAGAAGTCTATTTTAGTTAAAATTCTTTGGACTTGAGGTAGGTAAAATAAAAAAAGGGACTGTGAAAGTCCCTTTTTTAGTTCCAGAGTGTGATTCTATTTTTTAGAATCCCATAAAGACTCGGGCCGCAAACATAAAAACTGCTCCCAAGATCAAGGCATTTGTTGCTGTGACTGTCATATGTCGTTCCTTTAAGTGAAATGGCTAAAATTTGATACAATTCCCATTTCGGTAAAATCCTAGAAATTCTTGAATTTTTCTTTTTTTGACGAAGTATTAGACAGGGTTTTGGTCTGGTGGGTGCCCTTTTTGCGCTCCATCCCCAAGGATTAGACGATGAACAGCCTTTTGTTTCAGGCTGAGAAAGTGCATTTTTTACCAATGGTATCAATATCTTAAGTGGGTTGTGGAGGGTTGGCACAAGCATCGCAATAGCATCCCTATGAGAGGTGGCCACTAAAGGCACACCCCTTAAAAGAGAGAGGCTGTTATGAAAAATCTCAACACTAAGCTTTTGATCCTTCTTGCTGGGTTCTCACTTATGGGAGTCGGCTGCGGAAAGAATCAACTACAAGCAAACTCAACTAATGTAGTGAGTGATGGGACTATTCTTCCAGGCGGAGAAATCCCTGGTGCTCCAGACTCTACAACAACTTCATCGGGTTCATACACGAACACGGCGACATTTGTTCCGGTTTCATTGGCTGAGTTCAACTCTTACGTAGCATCTCATCCATTGAACAACCCATCGAACTTTAAAATCACAGTGGAATTGCAAAAAACAGCATCCAGCCGTTACGGTGGAACGGTTAAGTTGTCTTATACCGACACTGGTTACCAATACGCAGGAACTTTCACGGCGGGCACAGGAACAAACGTATCTATGTCTGGTTTGAAAGATAATGGAACTGAAGAGTCTCAGTTTAACTACTGGTATGCATCTGGCGGTAAAGCGGTGTTCTCTGGCATGTTCCAGGATTCTCAAGGTGCCATCGTGGTTGTTGTCGACAGCATGATCAACCAAGGTGATGCTCAAGGTGGTTCGGTTGTGTCTGGTTCAGTTTACTACAAGAACTTCGCACAGTCTTATGCAACTCAATCACCATATAGAAAGTGCTGGTTCATCTACAACGGACCATATAACTGCCGTGACTCTGCAATCATTAACAAGTCTTCTTTGATCCCTTCTGATGGTGGTTACAGAAAACTTGGAACTTTCACTGGATTGAGCAAGTCACAAGCGTTCGCACAGTAAGTTTGAGATAGATTTTAAAATAAATAGCTAGAATTAATAAGAAGGAAAAAGAGGAGAGAATTATGGAAAACCTTAACAAAAAGACTTTAAGTTTTTCTGCAAGACTTTTCACCCATGCAGTCGCAGCTTTGGCCCTGGTCACTTCGGTGGCCGCTTGCGGAAATAATGGTGGCGATGGCAATGGCGGTGGCGTGGTGGGACCTCAATTGGGAATCACCGGATGTTCAAGTTGCGTAACTTCCATGGCGAATCCCCTTTCTATCGACATTTTTAATGCAAAAAACCCATCAGGCATTGCAAGTCTTCAAGGCATGCAGTTGATCGTGAATGGTGCGAACTTTGTTCCGGGCACAAGTTCGAGTTATAACTTGTACAGTGGGCCGGTTGCGATTCAAGGAAACTTCATTCTTTCGCAAACTGTCGCAGACCCGGCAACGGGGCAATGTGTGATCCCAGCGGGAACTTATGGGATTCAAACAGCGGATGTTGGTCAAATGTCGTTGGGCACATTGCGAGTTCCAAGATTGGTTTCAACGACCGGCAATATCGTTTTGGAATTGTCTGAAGGTGTTCTTTATAAAGATGTTGCCACACAAGCGACTCGTTTGTTCGGAACTTTGATGATTAAAAGCGTGAACGGACAAGTTTGTACAAATGCTTTCTCTGCTGTTTTGAACTAAGTCTTTACTTAACAGTTTGGAACCACCAAACCCCGAGTCACTTCGGGGTTTTTTCTTTTGAAAATAGTGACATAATAATTCTTGCGCTTAGAGGAAAGTCTAGGTCTAATGAGTGTATGGAATTACCTCTTTGGATCGACTTCTTTGATGAGCTTCAGAATGTACGAGGGCGTTCTCAAAACACGGTGATGGCATATCGTCGTGATTTGGAACTCTATATCGAGTACTCAAAAACCAACAAATCCGTGCCGGGCTTTTACGAGTTTATGAAAAAGCATAAACTTTCAACTCGTTCACAAGCACGTGTTGTTTCCTCCCTGCGCACTTATTTTAAGTACTGTGAAACTCGTGGGCAAACTTGTCCTGAGCTTCGCGAATTAAAGCCGCCGAAGGTGAAGGTAGGCCTTCCTAAAGTTCTGACTCCTCAAGAGTTCCAGCAACTTTTTGATGCAGCAGAAACCAATGATCCAGTGAAGACAGCGCGCAATCAACTGACCTTGCTCTTCTTGTATGGTTTGGGTTGTCGTGTGTCTGAGTTGATTTCTTTGAATGTCGCTGACTTTAATGCCACGGATCGTTGGATCAAAGTTTTAGGGAAGGGAAGCAAAGAGCGTTTGGTTCCTTTGACTGAAAAACTGGCAGAAGAATTGACAAAGTATCTTCGTGACTCGCGCCCAGCTTTGATGAAAGAGAATTCTCCGTCAATCTTGATCAATGATCGCGGACATCGCCCTTCACGTGTTGACGTGTGGAGATGGTTGGCGGCTTGGTCATTGCGAGCGGGCTTTGCAGAACCTGTGAATCCACATAGATTCCGCCATGGTTGTGCGACGGCTTTGCTGGAAAGCGGTGCGGATCTTCGTTCGATCCAGATGTTGCTGGGACATGCTAGTATCCAAACCACACAGATCTATACGAATGTAACAACGAATACGATGACTCGCACAATTGAAGAGCATCATCCGTTATCGCAGTTGCAGGAAGTTGATAAATAGTTTTTGAAATAAAAGTCTTATAGTTTGCGGTCCTCATAGCTTACGGCCCTAATAGCATACGGATAGAGGAGTTCTCATGAAATCTGGGATCTATTGTCTTTTCTATGGTCTTTTGACGTTGCTCATGTTCTTCACTGCGGCGTGCACCTCGAAGAAAGACACGTCGCAACCACGTACCATGTTGGTGGGAACGGACGCCGCTTATGCGCCCTTTGAAAGCGAAGGGCCAAACAAAGAGTTAAAAGGTTTCGATATTGAAATCTTGACTGCCATCGCCGCCAAGGAAGGCATCCCTATCAAGTTTATCAATACTCCGTGGGAGGGGCTGTTCACTCAGCTTGTTAACGGGGATCGTGATATTTTGATCTCTGCAATCACAATTAATGAAGCCCGCAAACAGCAGATGGATTTCTCCAGTCCTTATTTTGAAGCTGTTCAGCTTATAGTTGTGCCAATGAAATCCAAAGTTCAGAAAATGGAAGACCTAAAGGGCTTGAAGGTCGGGGTCCAAACAGGGACCACCGGAGACGATGTGGTTAG
The nucleotide sequence above comes from Bdellovibrio svalbardensis. Encoded proteins:
- a CDS encoding NfeD family protein — protein: MKFLISVLILLLGVKASAACTLAVTINEAISASTFDYLERAEKHALDSKCDSILVRMNTPGGSLQSTRMIVEKMLASSVPYLCLITPSGGHAGSAGAIILQACHVNGGLNATNVGAATPILGTGEKMPDDLRNKMINDTVSWLEGITKLRGRSQKFSKEIVTEAKALSSEEAQKIGALDILATNETEFLDKSQGKKVLLGEAKEIEVQVGDLQEFTPDLRYRVLSFVADPEFAYLLFMGSLGLLYVEITHPGLIAPGVIGGLGLILSMVAFHKLDVMWGGLVLIILGIAFLVAELFLPSFGILGVGGLVAVFMGSLFLFDPAAGYQLPLSLIITVVLVLGAFFLGIGYLALSTVRLKRKDWDDDLQRNEGRVVSVEQNGHGGQIQIMGEIWKFVSEDSLEVNDLVHVTARQGLTLNVKKKNKRST
- a CDS encoding slipin family protein, giving the protein MEFLIALVVVGGIIISSMVKILNDWERGVVLRLGRAVGVRGPGLILLIPFIERMIKIDTRTLAMDVPPQDVITKDNVSMQVNAVVYFKVVSPLEAITKIEDYYFATSQLSQTTLRSVMGQYPLDDILVHRDMINGALQEILDKHTEAWGVKVSMVEVKQIDLPKEMQRAMAREAEAERERRAKVISAEGEVQRAERLAKASNTLAGSPSALQLAYMQTLTEIAGDKSNTILFPLPMDLLKPFMQLENKN
- a CDS encoding SpoIID/LytB domain-containing protein, with protein sequence MRIIWAFIGFLSVLFLSIPDAQSAASPQNQELVRVRLMTINKKIQLTGMSLKFQNLAQPFRPVAIPQNGQAEVRLLEKNGKYFWALRLNNQEREHLFTEKYLMVQGEDLRVGAQSLPARVLLTPNGNQKVDVIGVVPLDEYIVGVLSSEMPTSWPMETLKAQAVAIRSYTLAVIEERKDRPYHVESSVMDQVFRHVMGEDENDAKVKRAIQAVADTQGIRLYGPNEKVLKAFYHADCGGKTTTAKNVWKGGVDAGVAVDSSCPTGPHAQWNLKMTKEDLKKRLHLVDFTSLALVKAKGDSRVQSVQVAMTDGTRKMISANDFRQAMGYQDLRSTSFDIKEEGDQVVFSGRGFGHGVGLCQWGSRVLGQRGAKFQEILKHYYPLARLK
- a CDS encoding site-specific tyrosine recombinase gives rise to the protein MELPLWIDFFDELQNVRGRSQNTVMAYRRDLELYIEYSKTNKSVPGFYEFMKKHKLSTRSQARVVSSLRTYFKYCETRGQTCPELRELKPPKVKVGLPKVLTPQEFQQLFDAAETNDPVKTARNQLTLLFLYGLGCRVSELISLNVADFNATDRWIKVLGKGSKERLVPLTEKLAEELTKYLRDSRPALMKENSPSILINDRGHRPSRVDVWRWLAAWSLRAGFAEPVNPHRFRHGCATALLESGADLRSIQMLLGHASIQTTQIYTNVTTNTMTRTIEEHHPLSQLQEVDK
- a CDS encoding basic amino acid ABC transporter substrate-binding protein — encoded protein: MKSGIYCLFYGLLTLLMFFTAACTSKKDTSQPRTMLVGTDAAYAPFESEGPNKELKGFDIEILTAIAAKEGIPIKFINTPWEGLFTQLVNGDRDILISAITINEARKQQMDFSSPYFEAVQLIVVPMKSKVQKMEDLKGLKVGVQTGTTGDDVVSALLGKTNANIKRFEGTPLAIKELENGGVDAVVADNGVINNFIANNKVSFKIVSDKSFSKENYGIAVKKGNVELLGKINKGLEAIKADGTYQRIYNGYFEGKK